A window of Globicephala melas chromosome 2, mGloMel1.2, whole genome shotgun sequence genomic DNA:
CCTCTatgccattaaattttttttaaatttctctttgggTACAGACAAATTTTATGTGGGGAGTAGCACAATCAGATTTGCAAGTCAAATAAAGCCTGCAAACATAGTGGAAGATGGactggagggagagagatgagagTGTGGGAGATCAATAAGGAAGATTACAGTAGTCCAGATAAGAGATATTGAGAGCCTGAGTGACAAAGGATGAAGAGGTAGCAATGGATATGAAAGAGGTTTAGAAACAGAACTGTCAGGCATAAGGCTGGCAAACTTCCAATCTCCTGGATGAGTTATGGGCCCAGAAATCTAATAGATAATTTCCAAAGAAATGCTGGACCCCAGTCCACACAGCCCAAGATCTCCCATGAGATAGAAAACACTCTGAATTAGGCCTCCTTGCCTTTCAGATTCAAACTGTTTTTGGATCTGTAAACTAGGGGGAACAAAACTACTTTTTTTAATCCGTAAATATTTCATATAGATTAGAAAACAGAATAGACCAAAGTTGTGAAATGACTTAAAAACTGATTTCAAGATCAAAGACTTATTTTAAGGACAGTCTTATTGTTTTCCACTCATCCCTCCAAAATAGCACTTTAAATGAGCAAAAAGAGGGATTTCAGTTAGGTAAAAAAGGAAACTAGAAGGGCTGCCAACACTGACACGCTACTCTGAAAAAGGGACAGATGTCCTCCTCTAGAGAGATCTAACCACAAGATAAACAGTCAGCTGCTGAGAATGTTTAAAATCtgtctgaaagaagaaaaatattttatctctgaAGTCCTTTCAAAGCCTACTATACTTTAAACTGTtgatccaaaaaaagaaaaaaaagatttctcaaTGGCAATTTTCTACCTCTGTCTCCTTGAAACTATGGTTAAGGTTCCTGGTCatgaggaacagaaaaaaacagaccaTTTTCATCAGGCCCAAATAACaccaggctttttaaaaaatgtgatagtATCCTATATCGGTTTAAAATGTACTAATCAATTTCCAAAGAACATATGCTACATAACACATGCAGAAGGAATGGAAGAGAACAGActgccaaaaaagaaattaagggaacCAGGCTAAAGAACTTCTCCCTCCAATTCATCCTACACATTAACACCAATTTTAAGTCACTCCTTTACTTAAatctaaaacttttttaaaaacttttttaatccggggcttccctggtggcacagtggttgagaatctgcctgccaatgcaggggacacgggtttgagccttggtctgggaaggtcccacatgccacggagcaactagccccgtgagccacaattactgagcctgcgcgtctggagcctgtgctctgcaacaagagaggccacgatagtgaaaggcccgcgcaccgccatgagtggcccccacttgccacaactagagaaagccctcgcacagaaatgaagacccaacacagccataaataaataaataaataattttttaaaaaaaaactttttttaatcctTAGATGCATTCCTATTACAGGATAAAACTCCTTGGCCTGGCACTCAAAGCTCTAGCATCCGGCACTACCTAATCCTTCAAGGTAATCACCTACAATTCCCTTTCTCAGCCAAACTGGCCTCCTCCGTTCTCTTCCAATAGGAAACACAACTCGGGGAAGTTAGAAACCTCAGCACTATAAATAAGTACAAGCCTTCCCTTCCCAACAACCAGAACAAAGGATAAActccaaatttaaaatttcccattAAAACCagtatccagggcttccctggtggcacagtggttaagaatctgcctgccaatgcaggggacacaggttcaagccctggtccgggaagatgccacatgccacggagcaactaggcccacgtgccacaactaccgagagagagcctgtgtgccacaactactaacacccacatacctagagcccatgctccgcaacaagagaagccacccccatgagaagcccacacaccgcaacaaagacccaacgcagctaaaaatttttttaaaaaacagtatccAGTTGAGGATCTGAGCTAACAAATGGCAGCAGTGGCTTTAGTAAGGTCAAGTCTGTCAAAAGAAATGCAAACGATACCCTTCCTCAGCAACTCTGAATTGTCTTGAATCCCTTCTTTTCCTGAAGCAACTTTCATTTCCCTGACCCAGTTACCAATTATCCAACACCTACGGACATCAGAATCCCCCAAAAGGACCTCACTATTAAACTGCCCTTTCACTAGGCATTCTCTTCAATGACAGGCCATCAACTTCTCATTGAGGAGAGTAGGGGATCTGCCAATTCAACTTTAGCCACAACAGCctcaaaaaaaaagacttggcaCTGGAAAAATTATCTGCTCAAAAAATATTCTGACTTTTATCACACCAATAATCTGCAACTCCAGTCCACATCCACTCTTCTGCAAACCACTCTTCCACGTAGCCCTTGAGAAGTCATTCTTAACCCTAGAAGCTTATGAAGCCAGGGTGACTTCAGCAcaaagaaggctttttttttctaaatcaccTTTTAGGCCCCGCCCTATTCCTACTCTTTCCAGACCTGGAAAACAAAATCAGACATTCTCAAGATTCcttctcctgggacttccctggtggtcccgtggttaagatgctgtgcttccaatgcaggaggagtgggttcaatccctggtcggggaactaagatcccacatgccacgtggtggccaaagaaataataaataaataaataaaattaaaagattccTTCTCCTGTCTGGCTAATAAAATTCTTAGTCATGAACAGTATTttaggggaggaaggaggggtctAGAGCAAAGAGGGTAGTATATCTGATGATGGTAACATATAAACTCCTGTAGACCAGGATGCTGCTACAGAGAACCAGGTCTTGGTCATCTAAGCCAAAATTCAAAGATGTACAGGCTAACTCTGCAACTCCAGGCCAGGCTTACTGAACTAGTCCTTAAGTCCTTAGACTTATCTTAACTTGAGAAACAGAGTAGAAGGTAGAGTATCTCTGGCATGAGTCTGAACTAGCAATTTGAATGTGTAATAAGCATTCTATAGGTTTCTAACTTTAAGCTGTAATTAAGATTCCACTGTAAATGAAGTCTCCAGACGCTGTATTTTGTCTATGCCCCAATTACACTGTAAACTCGTTGAGGACAAGAAACATATACCAGGTGTATCCCCAAAGCTTTTACCATACCTTGTATGAGATTCAAAATACAATTTACAATGTGACTGTTGATGATCacacatggaagaaaaaaaaaggaattttggcATGTTTTCCAAGTCATGCAGCAGGTGATACCATGACTGGAAAAGTTCATGTGGTAGCCACCTATAAAATGTACTGGCCAACACTCCCTGGGCCAAGCCTGGACTCAGTATTCAGTGAATCCCTGTTGAGCAAGAAAGGTCAGATTTTGGCAAAAAATATATGGGGACAGTCAGCTCTCATTAAATATAGCAGTCTACAAGGTATCAAATTTGCTGGGAATCAGAATAATAGAGCTAAAATAGACCTATGTGAGTGAAAACTGAGTTCAGGATAGTGAAATGACAGCTTCAGAGTTGGCTTTTCCATTTTACAAGTTTACCAACTTCAAAGTTGTGTTAAAGCTAAGTGAAAGTTGGGAGTTTTCCATGGACCAATATGAAGTGAAGTGGATCACCAGATTGAACAGCAACATGAAGGTGTTTCCAGATTTAATCCCAGCTCCTCGGCGGCTCTTTGGTATTAGGCACGACAACCTGAATGTACCTCAATTTCCCCATTCACAAAAAGGGCAATGCAGGTTCCTCTCTCAACTTCACGAGGCGGTGGTCTCATATAGAGACGAGTACTGTGGGAATAAAAGCACGCATCAAAGTAACACATTATAACTAATATCACTTATAGAATCATTCATTACCCGCTAGGATAAAACTCCCCACACAGGAGATGAAGCCCGAGAGGAAAGAGTTGAAGGGGAAGGTCCCCACGAGGAGACAATAACCGAATTGCAGCGCCCCGGTCAGCAGTATATAGAGGAGGTACGCGTCCAACAACTTCAGACGCTGAGGAGTGGAGCTCAAGTACTCTTCTAAGAACCGCGAGATGACCGACAACACCGACGCCGACATGACTACACGCTCGATATTCCGGCCGGCGTACCCCAAACTCCTAGCGGAACCGACGACCACACCGGATGTAGTGTCGGCGCATGCGCAACGCTTGTAGCCCAGCTCCGCCCTCCCCAATTTGCTACGTTGCGCAGGCGTATAGGCCGGCCAAGGCACGAAACAAGTAATGCGCAGACGCAGAATATATCTACACAATGAGAACTACAGCCAGAGAAAGCTAATGCGCCTGCGCAACGGATCTCTCCGTGAGCTGGAGACGTGTATCTTTTTGTGCTATTTCCGCCGTCATGTTGGTGACGCCCACAGTTGCTCCGGCAACAAGATAGtgtgggagggaaaggggaagaggtTTTTCAGCGGACAGCGGTTCTCTTTGGTCCACCAGCGTCCTCAAAGATGAAATATTTGGATCTGCTTTAAGGCAATGTCTGGCTTTTCCCGGTTCAGTACCCGCTCGGTCCTAATTCTGTTGAGGGCGCTAACTGCAGATGCCTGTCCCAGATCATTAGAGCAAGTCAAGTTGCCCCGCAGTGAGAACCACGGCGGCCGGTCACTGAGCAGGCATCAGTTTAGACTTGGTTATTGGAGGAGGGAAGTACGGAGCGGGGTTGGGGAGCTCGACCTCAACCCGGGCCTGGACTCGATTTGCGATCTGGTCCTTGGGGACGCTTACGAGTAAGCGCAGTGGAACCTAAGCCCGCAggggttcattcattcagcagacaaTTATCGGGTGCCTCCTCGGGCCCACGTTTTGCCAAATTATAGTTCGTTATGCTAGAGTGTAGGTATCCTCAGGGGAATCTGATATAGTCGTAAAAGAGCTGGTGATGGGCAGGGGCGGGGAGAAACTCCATTAAAGTGCATAGAGTATATGATCAAGTTTAGCAGCCTCCTACTCCCAAGCTGTCATCTTGAACCCGTCGTACTATCCCAGGATGTCAGCGCTAAAAGACCTGCAAGAGCATTGCCTGGTGCCTGGTTCAAGCCCTACCCTCTCCAATTTATTTTGCAGAGGAAACTAAAGGTTTGAGGTTTTGTATTTTAACaagtgggattaactatttatacttagcattttaacttttttgaaaaataagatccACCTTAGTTTCTGGCTTTTGCTGCCCTTTTAATTTAACATGAATCTGACCTTCCAGACCTAGTTCATCTCACTCTCAGCTGCAGGTGGTACATAAACCAGGTACTTTTTCAGCTTATTAATAATTTTGAACTATCCTAGGTACTGAAGCGAAATTCCTAAAACAGCAAGTAAATGACAACCTTCCTTCATTTTCACTTCTTATTTGTGTTTAAACTGGAACCAAATCAGCATCAACAAATGTACTGATTATCAGTCATGAGCAAAACCTTGCTTAGttctagaaagaagagaaataatccATGTCCTCAGAAAGATTTACAATctctttaaaaagatatattcataTTCACACCCACGGAGATTTGCACTATTATGAGAACTTAAGTTCAGTCTAAGCTCTTTTATGttgctgaggggaaaaaaaaaaatgtggataaCCAGACCAGTTCCTATTTCAATATAATAAGGCAAGAAGCATCAGTTTCTCTGACAAGTTGAACCTTTCTCCCTGTCTCATCAGTAAGTAGGAGGGTAGCTTCCTCACCAGTATTCAACTTCAAACTTTAAAGGCTAGGCTGATGCTTTTTAATCATTTAGGAGTGGATTCCTCAGGGAAATCAGCCAGGCTCCTTCCAGTAGTCTCTTCCGTATGTTTTGTCTGCCTTTCATCCATGTCAACTATTATCATAACATCTCCACAGGAACTCCCAAAGGGGGAAAGCAGAAGAGATGAAAATTTCACTTACTGAATGTATCCTTTTCTGAGATCTGCAAAGTCAAACACGAATATAATGACCTAAAGCTTTCTGGACTACTTAAAACAGCAAGAAGAGGTCTTCTGTGTTCAGTTTATGATTCTATAAtcattgaaacatttttttgaCTGATTTCTCAGTGGGAAATTGCTAACATAATGTtggtttcaatattttaaatcagcaCTTTCACATATGTAAAAAGTCATGTCCTGAGTAGTGGACATGCTCAAGAGTCAGATAATCCTGGGTTTCTGCTGTTTGCTAGTTATCTAATCCAGGACAAGTTAGTTAGTCTGAcagcctcattttccttttctttaaaatggaaataagaatacCTGGCTTGTTGGGACTTAAGTAGAAATGGGCAACGTGAGAactgtgagtttcagttttacttgGGGACTTACTGAGAACTATAGCTCAGTAGACAGTGTCCAcgtagctctgaggaactgctctgaagaggtcgGGGGGAGGTGATTTGGGATAAGTGCACGTATGTGATTTTGGAATAAgtgcaatcaagcacacatcttGGTAGAGGGCTACTGCTAGTCATGAGGCACAAATATcttagttaatgattttagtgcttttctaagtatgggaaaatgcaagaaattgTGTTGCAGGAAAATGGGGCACGAGAAGATGGTCACATCCCAGGTCTTGGGAGAGTCCCTGGGATGGGCcaccaagtgagggtccttggcttcctgcaggaaagaattcaagagctaGCTGAAATAGAATGAAAGCAGATTTATTCAGGGAGttacacactccacagacagaatgTGGGTCATCTCAGGAGAGAGGCCCCAGAGTATGAGGtcgttagtttttatgggctgggtaatttcataatCTAacaagtgggaggattattccagctatttgggggaaggggcagaaatttccaggaactgggccactgcctactttttggccttttttggccagcctcagaactgtcacggtgctggtgggtgtgtcat
This region includes:
- the DAD1 gene encoding dolichyl-diphosphooligosaccharide--protein glycosyltransferase subunit DAD1 yields the protein MSASVLSVISRFLEEYLSSTPQRLKLLDAYLLYILLTGALQFGYCLLVGTFPFNSFLSGFISCVGSFILAVCLRIQINPQNKADFQGISPERAFADFLFASTILHLVVMNFVG